CCACTGCTGGCAGCGTCAGGCTCCGCTGGTTCACGTCCTTGTCTTGGGGTGGCCAGTAGTCCAGCTCATACAAACTCTGCAGTGATTCGATACCACTAAGGTAAAATCGCTCCCACAATGCAAGATCCATCTGCCCTGTTGGCGCAGTGAGTGCATAACCCACTGCCTCGCTCAGGTCCAATTTCATCTTGGCTAGCACCGGGAAGCCTGCAAGGTCGCTTAATCCAAAGATTGACCCTGTAGCAGGACGTGGACATGTCCGGCAATCGCCTTCCACCTTAATTGAGATCTCCTCAAGCACAGGGCAGCTATCAAGCCCCGCAGAAATGAGAGGTGAGAGCAGCTGACCAGCAGCAAACCAAAGGGAGAGTGAACGGAGCATCTCCCAGCTGTCGAAATTATCAAATTGCATGTATCTACATTTCTTGGATGCAGACTCTGCCATTTCACCAGGCTCATCATCCTCCGGATCGCATCTGGCGATGCCATTGGCCACACTGCTGGGTTGTTCAACTGCCTCCCAGTCACAGTTGATCTCCAGACTCTCGATCCGATCACGGATTGGGTTAAGCGCAGCGAGACACGCTTCAGTGTGTAGAAACCGGCACTGCAGGACACTGACATCCTTGAGCGTAGGCCGAAGCGCCTCTGCTAATCTTCTGATCCCAACTGATGTGACAAGGTCACATCCTTGGATCGCAAATTTAGCAAGCCTACCACACCCACGACCAATTGCCGCAAGGCTGGCATCAGTGAGATCCTGGCAATTCTTCATGCAAAGTGACTCCAGCCCACCGCACACCGCGACACCGTCGAGATGCAGCCAAGATGCCCTACACAGCCCCTGGAAGCACCCGAGCGTCAAGAACTTGATCCGTGGGCACCTGCGGGCAAgcgcctccatggccggcgctgCCTCCAGCACATTGTGCTGGAGGTCTAGCGTGAGATCCTCCAACCCAGGGAGCGCAGCAAAGAAGGCGATCAGACCTACGACGGTAATACCCGCCTGCTCCCTCTGGCTGGTGGACGCCGATTCGAATGGCTCGCTGAGCCGTAGGATGGTCAGCCGGGGGCAGCTGGAAGCCAGCGATTGCAGCGCGTCATCGCCGACGAAGTCAACGTACCGGGGATTGAACAAACAAGGCGCGACGAGCTTCCGGAGGTTGGGGCAGGAGCCCGCGATGGCCCCGAGCTCGGAGGCGTGGAACCCATtggtggcgccggcgaggcccaGGTCGAGCTCggtgagcgcggcggcggcggcagggtgCGCGGCGAACGCCGGCACGATGTCCTCCGTCCAGCAGTAGAACTCGGACAGGTCGAGCGCCCTGAGCGCCGGGCAGGCCTCCAGCAGCGGCTCGAGATCCGCGCCGCTGGGGAGGCCGGGGGGCCGCTGGTGCCATCGCACGAGCTTGACGCTGCGCAGGGTCCCCCGCCAGTGCGGCGTGAGGCTGGCGAGCGTGAAGGGGTCGCGGCAGTAGACGGCGAGCGACGACACGGCCGGGAAGCAGTGGGCGAGGCGCGCGGCGATGTAGGCGTTCTGCTCGGCGATCTCCTCCGGGTGGTGCGGGTGGTATCCcgacgacgaagaggaggaggacgagggcgCCCCGGAGGAGAGCAGAGGGTGGCCCCAGGGCGAGACGAGCGAGAGGTCGAGCCGCTCGAGCGCCGGGAAGCAGAACCCctcggggaggaagaggaagggcgGCGACCTCGGGTCCCCGCGCAGCGACAGCGCCGCCCGCGTGGCCCGCTCCACCGCGAGCATCTTGTGGCACGCCAGCGCCGCCCGGTGCCGCGACCGCGGGTCGTGGAGGAACCCCAGGATTAGATGCAGCAGCGGCTCCGGCAGGTccaggatcgccgccgccgccgccggctccgcctCGTTCACCGCCATAGCTCCTCCTTCCaaacgcgcgcgcgcgcgatGCGCCCCCGCCGCGTCCAGGCAAAGTCCACCCACCCACCCCTtttccttcctctctctctctccccacgCGGAGGGTTGCTTGCTGCAGCTGGGGGACGGGACGAGACGAGACGAGACGACGGATTTGGGTGAAGCGGAGGAGTGGGGACGATACCCAGAGAAGGCTGCACAGCGAAGTGATATACTCGACAGCTCCTCCctcctttctccttttcttttttcttttttcttttttctagttCTATTTATCCTCTTATTTATCCCCTTCGTATATCGCGTAGTATTATTTTTCCGCTTTTCTCGCCGCAAAGTACGAAGCACTctcttccccccccccccccccccctctctctctcgcaccTTCGTACTTCCTGCAGTCGTGTCAAGCCTCAATCAACAGGGGAGAGGAGCGCGCCGGCTGCGTGCGTCGTATGCACGCGCTGTCTCGCGCGCCTCgtccgctgccgctgctgctgcctcggctcgcgcgtgcggcggcgatggggaagtcatcgtcgtcatcggcggcggcggggagggacCCGAGCGGGAACCCGACGGTGGGGAGGCTGCGGGAGCTCttccggggcggcggcgacgcggcagGTGAGGGATTTCCCCCCCTGGATTGGTTGATTGATTGCCGGTGCGTCGCTGTTGGGTAGGTGGGCGGGGGGCAGTTGGGGCTGAACAAGGGTGCGGTTTCTCGTCTTCGTCGAGTTCGCTCGTTCATTCGTTCGCACACGAGCGCGTGGTGGGTGGCTCGACTGGTGCGTGTGTCGCTTGATCGGCTTGGTGGATCGGCAGATCGCGGCTAGTAGTTGGGGATTTTCCTTCCTGCGTTTCGTTGGTTGGGAGGCAGTGACCTAATGTTGGTACCCGAAATTGGGTGGATTCGGTATTGGTTTGGTCGCTTCTGAGACGGAGGTTACAGGTTAGGACACCACGTATCCTGGGAAAGGGAGAATCTCCAGCCATTTTGTAGAGCAACTACTTTTATAAGAGAATTGTAGAGCAATGAATGAAGGGAaaatatccggtgaaaaccacctctgcggtgcaaactgtgaaaactccatcaaaacaagttcaaaaaattctcaaaaaaattacacgtGTTTGAGAAGTGATGtcttatatatgtgtaaaatttcaagtccagaCTCAATTACGTTTGGTAGGagcgaaaaaaacaaaatcagcatGAATAGTGGGCCTTCAgttttgacactattcatttgcatatttctctttttaattttttccaAATGCATTTGATTTTCAACTGAAATTTTGCAAGTTTGTACGTTTTTGTaggatttttttgaaacttttataCGTGATATTTATGGAGTTTGcacagtttgcaccgaatgGAGGTTTTCATCGGATACACCGCCATGAATGAAACAGCAGGTGGCAGCTAGTTGTTCTCGAAAATTATGGCGAGTAACCACAATAAGATGGGATTTCTCTAGAGAGCAAAGGATTGAGATTAAGATGAGTAGTTTAGGTCATTGCAATGCAGCCAAAAAAAAGCATTTTCTATAACAGTGGAAGACACATGCTGATTGTCTTGGGATAACTATTGTCAGCTGGAATTGAGGTGGTGCCCAATGCAATTTTTGATTTGTTCAGTTTTTTTGAAGTTAAACTGTAAGAGCTCCGTGATTGCAGTCCGATAGTATATAGATTATATTTTTGACAAAGTGAGGCACCAAAGTGCGACCTTTGAGGATCGAACTCTGGTGGGCTGTCAGCATACCTCGCTGGCTGACCACCCAAGCTATGCTTGGTTCTCGTTGATTTGTTCAGTTCGACATTGCATTTTACCATGTGGAGATATTTCCTAATTTGTGGTCTCTATTTCTTCACTGTTGATCAGATGGCTGGGAGAAGTCATGGGAATCTGGCGTAACCCCATGGGATTTGGGGAAACCAACACCTATTATCGAGCATCTTGTTAAGTCAGGATCTCTCCCCAAAGGAAGAGCTTTGGTTCCAGGATGCGGCATGGTAACTTATACAAAAAAGACATTTACTATATGCTTTATCTGATCTCTGATGTATTTTCCATATATTATTGTCCTCATCCGTATAATGCCATAGTTAAGCTCACTAGCATATATTATAGGTTCcctctatttttttattttatatgaCGCATGTCAATATGTCATATGATCTTTTAATTGTTTTTCTCTCCATTCGATAATGGCCTCCATAAGAACATGCGTGCCATGAGAAACAGTGGTCAACTTGTTGTCAAAAAACATATTGGTAACATAACTTTCTACTATGGATAATTTGTACTATGCTGTTACCAAGGTAGGAATGACGGGCCTTTAACTAAACAAATATGAAGGATGCCAGTAGGAATAACGTTCATGCCTTGATGAACGTTCCAACATTCTGTGGATTCATGCCGTGCATTGTGCATCTCACCTGAATCCCCCCCGGTGTCCATCTATTAATCTTCGATCATGACGCATGCAACTCAATAATGGAATTGTCTCTTCTCGTCTCTGAAACCGCTTAGCAGATGCAACTTCATGTCTTCCCTCAGCTGTCTGCGTCCTGTGTTTCTTCCGATTCTAATAGATAGGTGAATAATGCACAGCTCATATCAGTAGTTGTATGAGGTACTCTCACATGCATGGCTGTACCTGTACTGCATGCAAAGATGAAAGTCAGTCGATCTTTGGTTGAGATGTCACATATTATTCTCCACATTTGGTTGAGATGTCATATATTGTTTCCTGCATTAGTTCATACCAATTACCAAGTTTGGTTCAATTAGTAGCACAATTAACTTGGATCACATGGTTACCGACCGATGTTGATTTTCTTTATCAATCGACATCCCCACTTCCTCAGACTACACTTTTTTCCTCTATGTTAGGAATTCCGTACCCGCCATCCTTAGTTTTATAATTTCGTAATTGATACTATAATATAAAAATTGAGTTTTAGCATTTTCAATCTTTTGATTGAAGACTTCAGTTGGCCATGTGGCCTACCATGGACCGTAGTTGACAGCTTCAAATGCAAAATATACTATATAAGTAGTGACCTTGTGTATTTCCATTATAAGAACAATGTGCAAATTGGTACTAGTGAGATGGTTCTGCTCGAATTTTCCCATGTAACACCATGTCATCAATTTGTTCTGATTGAGCTGCTTCTGTATAACAGGGATATGATGTGGTTGCCCTGGCAAGCCCTGAGCGATTTGTTGTTGGCTTAGAAATTTCTAATATCGCTACCGAGAAGGCTAAGAAGGTGAGATGTAGCTGAGTAAGAGCTTGATTATCAATTCAGGTAAGATTAACTTGCAATAGGATTTAGAGTTTGCTTCTTTTTGGCGTGTTCGTTTCTTTTGACAAATTGGTCTATACAGAGTAACTTTGTTCAAGATAAAAAATAAACCATGTGTGAATGTGTGATGCTaaaacaaaaccaaaccatatatattttttaactGGTGACTCTATGATTGAGGAAGCCACCTGCATTAACTTCCGGACTCATGAATTCTAGTACAGTATTGGTCATTATGGGCTTATGGCAGCTGAGCACACAATTCGGGATTTGGATTGAATCGCTTTGTCTGTGTGTGGCCCATTTTAATTATATAATCATAATTGTTCTAATAATCATAACGGTGTTAAATATCTGTACCATATTTTTTAAGTACCTTCTTTTTATCGTAGGCAAGACCTTTTATGGTGCTAAAACTTATAtgtatttaattattttttcccATTGGCATACCAGTGGTCATCATCTTTGCCCAATGCAGATTGTTTTACTTTTCTGGCTGCCGATTTCTTCAAGTGGAGACCAAGCGAACCATTTGACCTTATTTTTGATTACACGTACGTGTCAATTTATCATGTTGATTTATTGTTCTTGAAGCAGTTTAGATCAGCTTTATTAATAAACACATAGGTTCTTTTGTGCACTCGATCCGAGCTTGAGACTGGCTTGGGCAGAGACGGTCACTCGCCTTCTGAAACCAGATGGAGAGCTTATCACCTTGATATATTTGGTGAGGATCTATTgtttcttatttatttatttatgcatTGAAGATGTTATTGTGTCCTATTGTTCAGAGCTAATCAAACTAAATTTAACTGTCAGATTTATCCTGGGGCTATGGTTTTTTTCAGGATTAAAATAACTAGGTTAAATAACCTTTAGCTATCTAGGTTGGCTTAACCGAGTTTTAATCTCAGCAACTAAACCTGTGAGGTTAAATACTGTTGGCTAGATTATGTGGGTCAGTAGTGGAAAAATAGAATTTTGGATGATTTATTGTGATGGCACCTGATGGGTTAGCTTATTCCAATATTTTTTGTAGTTAAATGGCTTTGAGATTTTATAAATCTCAATTTATTGGTGCTTTGATGGGTTTTGTTGGCAACTCATCCCTTAACCCTTAACCAAGCTGGGGTTTCAGGTTTGCTAAGCTCTCCGGCGTTATAAATAGCCTAATCCTAGATGCTCgtgccgggctgcgggcatCTGTCCTTCTGTCAAAGATCTTGAATGGTCATAGAGAGTAATTGGAACTGAGTAGTGAAGTTACAATAATGCAGATTCTGAACTctggaaaaaaagaattttaTCGCTGACATAGTTTCAATTCTTGCCAGTAATATTACCTGCATGTAATGTCTTGGACCTGTCCACTGAAGACTGTCAATTTTGGTTCTGTAACACCTAACCTCCAATCCAACAATATGCATTGAAGAACATGGAATGAATTGATTAATGTGGGCTTCCATAGCTTCTGGTACATCAGCAGGACTTCGACTGTAGTTAGTCAAATCTGAGCACTTGACACAAATCCAAGACGAAGCAACTTCAATGCATGATGCCCTTGAAAAGTATGAATCAATATCGGAGCATCAGCTGCAGCGGTTTGGTGCACTGCAATGCCTTACTCTTCTAAATCTAAAACCTCCCATGTTACTGTCCCAATACATTCTGCTTCATCAGTTTAGAGTCAGTGCTCTAATAGAAAACAGAATAAATTCCAGGTGCTTACTCCAGCATCCACTCTTGACTGAAACAAGGAAGTTGGATGCAACTATTAATCAATGACACCAAAATTAATCTGCATATGGGCATGAATGTGACTGGCTGCTTTGGATGCCATTACATTATTTTGTTGACAACTGGTGAGCATTGCTTATGATGTTTCTTCCTACAGATCAGTGATCCAGAAGGGGGGCCACCATACAATAATACAGTTGCTGAGTAAGCATGCATGCCCCTTGCTATCTATCATTGTCCATTGGTGATGACGCAGCTTTGTGTAGGACAAAATTCTTGTCTCATCTT
This is a stretch of genomic DNA from Brachypodium distachyon strain Bd21 chromosome 1, Brachypodium_distachyon_v3.0, whole genome shotgun sequence. It encodes these proteins:
- the LOC100835618 gene encoding F-box/LRR-repeat MAX2 homolog, yielding MAVNEAEPAAAAAILDLPEPLLHLILGFLHDPRSRHRAALACHKMLAVERATRAALSLRGDPRSPPFLFLPEGFCFPALERLDLSLVSPWGHPLLSSGAPSSSSSSSSGYHPHHPEEIAEQNAYIAARLAHCFPAVSSLAVYCRDPFTLASLTPHWRGTLRSVKLVRWHQRPPGLPSGADLEPLLEACPALRALDLSEFYCWTEDIVPAFAAHPAAAAALTELDLGLAGATNGFHASELGAIAGSCPNLRKLVAPCLFNPRYVDFVGDDALQSLASSCPRLTILRLSEPFESASTSQREQAGITVVGLIAFFAALPGLEDLTLDLQHNVLEAAPAMEALARRCPRIKFLTLGCFQGLCRASWLHLDGVAVCGGLESLCMKNCQDLTDASLAAIGRGCGRLAKFAIQGCDLVTSVGIRRLAEALRPTLKDVSVLQCRFLHTEACLAALNPIRDRIESLEINCDWEAVEQPSSVANGIARCDPEDDEPGEMAESASKKCRYMQFDNFDSWEMLRSLSLWFAAGQLLSPLISAGLDSCPVLEEISIKVEGDCRTCPRPATGSIFGLSDLAGFPVLAKMKLDLSEAVGYALTAPTGQMDLALWERFYLSGIESLQSLYELDYWPPQDKDVNQRSLTLPAVALLQRSIGLRKLFIHGTTHEHFLSFFLTMPELRDMQLREDYYPAPENDMMNTEMRAESWLRFETQLNNRSIPD
- the LOC100835924 gene encoding probable thiol methyltransferase 2 is translated as MHALSRAPRPLPLLLPRLARAAAMGKSSSSSAAAGRDPSGNPTVGRLRELFRGGGDAADGWEKSWESGVTPWDLGKPTPIIEHLVKSGSLPKGRALVPGCGMGYDVVALASPERFVVGLEISNIATEKAKKWSSSLPNADCFTFLAADFFKWRPSEPFDLIFDYTFFCALDPSLRLAWAETVTRLLKPDGELITLIYLISDPEGGPPYNNTVADYEKVLEPLGFKAVLMEDNELAIKPRKGFEKLGRWRRCGPQSCL